In a single window of the Pseudomonas oryzihabitans genome:
- the thiE gene encoding thiamine phosphate synthase: protein MSTLRGLYAITDNALLAEGRLLPYVEAALQGGARLVQYRDKSQDVRRRQDEAAALAELCRQHDAQLIINDDLPLARQLGVGLHLGQEDGSLAAARADLGADAILGGTCHASLELAEVAAAAGASYLAFGRFFASSTKPDAPPAPLDVLDQARSRFSLPLCAIGGVTLDNAPRLLTHGVDLLAVVHTLFSAASAGEVERRARAFSRLFAA from the coding sequence ATGAGCACCCTGCGCGGCCTCTACGCCATCACCGACAACGCCCTCCTCGCCGAGGGTCGCCTGCTGCCCTATGTCGAGGCCGCCTTGCAGGGCGGTGCCCGCCTGGTGCAGTACCGCGACAAGTCGCAAGACGTCCGCCGTCGCCAGGACGAAGCCGCAGCCCTCGCCGAACTCTGCCGGCAGCATGACGCCCAGCTGATCATCAATGACGACCTGCCCTTGGCCCGCCAGCTGGGCGTTGGCCTGCACCTGGGCCAGGAAGACGGCTCCCTCGCCGCGGCCCGCGCCGACCTGGGCGCGGACGCCATACTCGGCGGCACCTGCCACGCCAGCCTGGAACTGGCCGAAGTCGCGGCCGCAGCGGGGGCCAGCTACCTGGCGTTCGGGCGCTTCTTCGCCTCCAGCACCAAGCCGGATGCCCCACCGGCCCCTCTCGACGTGCTCGACCAGGCACGCAGCCGTTTCAGCCTGCCGCTCTGCGCCATCGGCGGCGTCACCCTGGACAACGCCCCGCGCCTGCTCACCCACGGCGTCGACCTGCTCGCCGTCGTCCATACCCTGTTTTCCGCCGCCAGCGCGGGCGAAGTGGAGCGCCGTGCGCGCGCCTTCTCCCGGTTGTTCGCGGCCTGA
- a CDS encoding bifunctional hydroxymethylpyrimidine kinase/phosphomethylpyrimidine kinase: MTLEPQRPVVLCLSGHDPSGGAGLQADIEALIAQGCHAAPAVTALTVQDTVDVLDFRVLDREWVLAQARAIITDLPVAAVKLGMLGSVEMVETVLEIMESLPGVPLVCDPVLRAGGGGALGKDEVGYAIRERLLPRATIATPNLPEARILAELPEGTPEQCAERLLPLCAHLLITGGHGEEHEVHNRLYDRAGNCETHVCQRLPGSYHGSGCTLASTLAGRLALGEALPSAVRSALDYTWRTLRDAERPGRGQYVPRRLPLDFCS; encoded by the coding sequence ATGACCCTCGAACCCCAACGTCCCGTCGTCCTCTGCCTGTCCGGCCACGATCCGAGTGGTGGCGCCGGGCTGCAGGCCGACATCGAAGCCCTGATCGCCCAGGGCTGCCACGCCGCTCCGGCGGTCACCGCGCTGACCGTGCAGGACACCGTCGACGTGCTGGACTTCCGGGTGCTGGATCGCGAGTGGGTACTGGCCCAGGCCCGGGCGATCATCACCGACCTGCCGGTGGCGGCGGTCAAGCTGGGCATGCTCGGTTCGGTGGAAATGGTCGAGACGGTGCTGGAGATCATGGAATCCCTGCCTGGCGTGCCCCTGGTCTGCGATCCGGTGCTGCGCGCCGGTGGCGGCGGCGCCTTGGGCAAGGACGAGGTCGGCTACGCCATCCGCGAGCGCCTCTTGCCGCGCGCCACCATCGCCACCCCCAACCTGCCGGAGGCGCGCATCCTCGCCGAGTTGCCCGAGGGCACCCCGGAGCAATGCGCCGAGCGCCTGCTGCCTTTATGTGCCCATCTGTTGATCACCGGCGGTCATGGCGAAGAACACGAGGTGCACAACCGTCTCTATGACCGCGCCGGTAACTGCGAGACCCACGTCTGCCAGCGCCTGCCCGGTAGCTACCATGGCTCCGGCTGCACCCTGGCCAGCACCCTGGCCGGGCGCTTGGCCCTGGGGGAAGCCTTGCCCAGCGCCGTGCGCAGTGCCTTGGACTACACCTGGCGTACCCTGAGGGACGCCGAGCGCCCTGGCCGCGGCCAGTACGTGCCACGTCGCCTGCCACTGGACTTCTGCTCATGA